The following proteins come from a genomic window of Mercenaria mercenaria strain notata unplaced genomic scaffold, MADL_Memer_1 contig_4465, whole genome shotgun sequence:
- the LOC123528293 gene encoding protein draper-like, translating to VRILRILKWIWFCFILPVEGIERDTRCFGNCNCCKNGRCHFAFGWPNVCSEGCIDRHRAARCYELCTYNCTSCENDATICTECFEGFHLGPNKDCTSECPTNCRACTSDTMCTVCKDGYFNKEGSTTCPYSVCSANCKCSGNTCKTCINGFYDTGNECNKECLSNCMTCLSRDLCNDCKHGFYNGYEFDNNGRQLSNNCTYKCRESCTKCQTYNNCTQCVKGKYGQKYQNNCSIGCKGRTCHIESGDCSCSLNFDGDKCADCVNGKYGTYCNESCPEHCKNGKCNKTSGYCSEGCITNTIIGATCNTCTVGMHGIVCDKICPTNCKAKTCNRTTGFCSGGCEGNFKGQLCDTCIQGKYGVACDQNCSLKCENALCEKETGKCVSCSGNFEGDSCENCQPGFHGQNCYDRCSTHCYNTTCSINTGVCDYGCTDDYSGDMCCVFGRNCVRCASKNECRECKSGYFDHLCDKSCPVNCIDSCDIHTGVCRDCIINHFGPFCNRTCSENCNALGSGGTRHCTSINGSCTFGCKNGFYGITCNDTCSELCIDNICKQDSGICVKGCGCTYDDDPVCVLDLGKSALAPDNSTARTTNIVLGTLLALATSALCILLLRKIVRKIRSTDRQTENSSYQIPLNHSLVVNQAPQDGVSEADNSAYEIIDRTQGAPEHTYDTASHSAPKSTVNPGNTDYMNLQIQKSRNDNNRP from the exons GTACGGATACTCCGAATACTGAAGTGGATatggttttgttttatacttcCCGTTGAAG GAATAGAACGTGATACGAGATGTTTCGGAAACTGTAACTGCTGTAAGAACGGTAGATGTCATTTTGCATTTGGCTGGCCTAATGTCTGCTCAGAGGGATGCATCGATCGTCACAGGGCTGCTAGATGTTATGAGCTATGCACATACAATTGCACATCATGTGAAAATGACGCGACTATATGTACTGAATGTTTCGAGGGTTTTCATCTTGGACCAAATAAAGATTGTACATCAGAATGTCCCACAAACTGTAGAGCttgtacttcagacacaatgtgcaCTGTTTGTAAGGACGGTTATTTTAACAAAGAAGGATCAACCACGTGTCCCTACTCTGTTTGTTCTGCGAATTGTAAGTGCAGTGGTAATACATGTAAAACTTGTATAAACGGCTTCTATGACACAGGCAATGAATGTAATAAAGAATGTCTGTCTAACTGTATGACCTGTTTATCCAGAGATCTATGTAATGACTGTAAACATGGATTTTATAACGGGTATGAATTTGACAATAACGGGAGACAGCTATCCAATAATTGCACATACAAATGCAGAGAAAGCTGCACGAAATGTCAAACATACAATAACTGCACTCAATGCGTTAAAGGAAAATATGGCCAAAAATATCAGAATAATTGCTCCATCGGTTGCAAAGGTCGGACATGCCATATTGAATCTGGTGATTGTTCTTGCTCGTTAAACTTTGATGGTGACAAATGTGCGGATTGTGTTAATGGAAAATATGGAACCTATTGTAATGAGTCGTGTCCTGAACACTGCAAAAATGGTAAGTGTAACAAAACTTCAGGATATTGTAGTGAAGGATGCATCACTAACACAATAATTGGCGCAACGTGTAATACCTGTACAGTCGGGATGCACGGTATAGTTTGTGACAAAATTTGTCCTACAAATTGCAAAGCTAAAACGTGTAACCGAACAACCGGATTTTGTTCTGGGGGTTGTGAAGGCAACTTTAAAGGTCAATTGTGTGACACTTGTATACAAGGAAAGTATGGAGTAGCATGTGACCAAAATTGTtcattaaaatgtgaaaatgcttTATGTGAGAAAGAGACTGGAAAGTGCGTCAGCTGTTCTGGCAATTTTGAGGGGGACAGTTGTGAAAACTGTCAGCCTGGCTTCCACGGACAGAATTGCTATGATAGATGTTCTACTCACTGCTACAATACCACATGTAGTATCAATACCGGTGTTTGTGATTATGGTTGCACAGATGACTATTCAGGAGACATGTGTTGTGTGTTCGGCAGAAACTGTGTAAGGTGCGCGTCCAAAAATGAATGCAGAGAATGTAAATCTGGTTATTTCGATCATTTGTGTGACAAGTCATGCCCTGTTAATTGTATTGATTCCTGTGACATCCATACAGGCGTTTGTCGCGATTGCATTATAAATCATTTTGGACCCTTCTGCAACAGAACATGCTCTGAAAATTGCAATGCTTTAGGCAGTGGGGGCACACGTCATTGTACGTCAATTAATGGAAGTTGCACCTTTGGTTGTAAAAATGGTTTCTATGGCATAACGTGTAATGACACATGCAGCGAACTTTGTATTGACAATATTTGTAAACAGGATAGTGGCATATGTGTAAAAGGTTGTGGTTGCACATACGACGACGACCCAGTTTGTGTTCTTGATTTag GCAAATCAGCGCTTGCTCCTGATAATTCAACAGCAAGaactacaaatattgttttaggAACACTTCTGGCTTTAGCTACTTCTGCATTATGTATCTTGTTGTTACGgaaaatagtaaggaaaatacgATCTACAGACAG GCAAACCGAGAATTCTTCATATCAAATTCCATTAAACCATTCGTTGGTAGTGAATCAAGCTCCACAAGACGGGG TTTCTGAAGCAGATAATTCCGCTTATGAGATTATCGATAGAACTCAGGGTG CTCCTGAACACACATATGATACAGCTTCCCACAGTGCACCTAAAA GTACGGTCAATCCTGGAAACACAGATTATATGAATCTGCAAATCCAAAAATCACGAAATGACAATAATCGACCATGA